The following are encoded together in the Cicer arietinum cultivar CDC Frontier isolate Library 1 chromosome 2, Cicar.CDCFrontier_v2.0, whole genome shotgun sequence genome:
- the LOC140919353 gene encoding uncharacterized protein, which yields MKFINDYEFTLHYHPGKANVVTDALSRKRAHLSSITLKGLELLEIFCDLDLNLDSLSGKVECGMIIVDNKLMNEIKSLQATDEAIQGSQKLVETGKALEFEMGQDNILWCNKRICAPGNTELRKAILDEAHKSKLSIYPSTTKM from the coding sequence ATGAAGTTCATCAATGATTATGAGTTCACGTTGCACTACCACCCAGGAAAAGCAAATGTGGTGACTGATGCCTTGAGCAGAAAGCGAGCCCATTTGTCATCCATAACATTGAAAGGGTTAGAGTTGTTAGAGATTTTTTGCGACTTGGATCTTAATTTAGATTCCTTGTCGGGAAAAGTAGAATGTGGAATGATCATCGTAGATAATAAACTGATGAATGAGATAAAATCCCTTCAAGCGACCGATGAGGCTATTCAAGGGAGCCAAAAATTGGTTGAGACTGGCAAGGCTCTCGAATTTGAAATGGGTCAAGATAACATTCTGTGGTGTAATAAACGTATTTGTGCTCCCGGTAATACAGAGTTAAGAAAGGCTATTTTGGATGAAGCCCACAAGAGCAAACTGAGTATTTACCCTAGTACTACGAAGATGTAA
- the LOC140919352 gene encoding uncharacterized protein, translated as MFEILHCPDNAKVEYATYLMIGEAEYWCARAEKETQFLNLNQGNLTIAEYAAKFESLAKHFRYFLNPIDEEYMGERFESGLRYDIKELVGPLEIRQYQLLVEKCKKVEQMKQSCLNRGGVGGPIRPRNRGKQHQQHKSYARPLGNARDRPRPQIGEGQGPKPPSQHQVYHIRCFRCNREGHKISECPIKPRVCYICQKPDHFANECSEQKDDRAVNHNNINNNVARPTAKGRVYHINGEEPHLHLNLSKHLGVILGMDWLSSHYVLLDCIRKSVIFPEPGVSRFLDTNKLNFSLKRGVQKCVSLNSINMKLEVEVDGILVVEDFPKVSLATINDLMDQLKGAIIFSKIDLKLGYHHIRVKEEGVPKTAFITRYRYFEYLVMPFGVTNAPTSFMDYMNHIFHHFLETFVVVFIDDILIYSKSREEHEVHLRQVLQVLKDKRLYANLGKCEFWLEEVKFLGHVISREGIDVDPTKVEVVVTWKQPHTITEIKSLLGLAGYYRRFVEGFAKIAASLT; from the exons ATGTTCGAGATCCTACACTGCCCTGACAATGCGAAAGTGGAGTATGCAACCTATTTAATGATTGGTGAAGCTGAATACTGGTG TGCTAGGGCTGAGAAGGAGACCCAATTTCTGAATTTGAATCAAGGGAATCTCACGATAGCAGAATATGCGGCAAAGTTCGAGTCCCTAGCAAAGCATTTCCGTTATTTCCTAAATCCGATAGATGAAGAATACATGGGTGAAAGGTTCGAAAGTGGGCTTAGGTATGATATTAAGGAGTTAGTTGGGCCCTTGGAGATACGTCAATATCAGCTGCTGGTGGAGAAATGCAAGAAAGTGGAGCAGATGAAACAGAGCTGCCTGAATAGAGGTGGTGTAGGTGGACCCATCAGACCTCGA AATAGGGGCAAGCAACATCAACAACACAAGTCGTATGCCCGACCACTGGGGAATGCTAGAGATCGACCCCGACCTCAAATCGGGGAAGGTCAAGGGCCAAAACCTCCAAGTCAGCACCAGGTGTACCATATTAGGTGTTTCCGCTGCAACAGAGAAGGACACAAGATATCTGAGTGTCCAATCAAACCTAGGGTTTGTTACATCTGTCAGAAACCAGaccattttgcaaatgaatgctCTGAACAGAAGGACGATAGAGCTGTCAACCACAACAATATCAACAACAATGTTGCACGCCCTACTGCCAAGGGACGTGTCTACCATATCAATGGAGAGGAACCCCATCTTCATCTGAACTTATCAAAG CATTTGGGAGTGATCCTTGGGATGGATTGGTTGTCAAGCCATTATGTTCTATTGGATTGCATTCGTAAGTCTGTGATATTCCCAGAACCAGGTGTTTCTCGATTCCTCGATACCAATAAATTGAACTTCTCTTTGAAGCGGGGAGTTCAGAAATGTGTTTCCCTCAACTCAATCAATATGAAGCTAGAGGTGGAGGTAGACGGGATTCTTGTGGTCGAAGATTTTCCAAAG GTATCCCTTGCCACAATTAATGACTTGATGGACCAACTCAAAGGAGCAATCATATTTTCAAAGATTGATCTGAAGTTGGGGTACCATCATATTCGGGTGAAGGAAGAAGGCGTTCCTAAAACAGCATTCATAACTCGCTATAGATATTTTGAGTATTTGGTGATGCCTTTTGGTGTCACCAATGCACCAACTTCttttatggattacatgaatcATATATTTCACCATTTCTTAGAAACATTTGTGGTGGTCTTCATTGATGACATATTGATCTATTCTAAGAGCCGAGAGGAACATGAAGTTCACCTACGTCAAGTTTTGCAAGTCTTGAAGGATAAGCGATTGTATGCTAATTTGGGGAAATGTGAATTCTGGTTGGAGGAGGTGAAATTCTTGGGACATGTAATTTCAAGGGAAGGTATCGATGTCGACCCAACTAAAGTAGAAGTTGTCGTGACATGGAAACAACCACATACCATCACAGAGATTAAAAGTTTGTTGGGCCTTGCTGGATACTATAGAAGATTCGTTGAGGGCTTTGCCAAGATTGCAGCGTCGTTGACATAA